In Natranaerobius thermophilus JW/NM-WN-LF, the genomic stretch TTCAACTGTACATCAGTTTGATGGGCTTATATTACTGGCAAGCTGTGATAATATTATCCCCGGTGTTGCTCTAGGAGCTATTAGAATGAACATCCCCTCTATCATTTTAACCGGAGGTTCTATGCTGGTCGGTGAATACCAAGGAGAGGAAATTCTGCCCTGCGATGTAGGTGTTATGACTATGGGTAAAGATGCGGAAAGTGAACGGGTCAAAGAGATTGAAAATGTTGCTTGTATGTGCCCTGGAGCTTGTTCCACCATGGGAACGGCAAATAGTATGCAAATTATGATGGAAGTACTAGGTTTAACATTACCCGGTGTCTCAACAATCCCTGCTGTTTATGCTGACAAACAGAGGGCTTCACGCCTAGCAGGAAAAAGAATAGTAGATATGGTCAAGGAAGATTTAAAGCCAAGTAATGTTTTAACAAGAGAAACCTTTTTAAATGCAGTAACAACAGATATTGCCATGGGTGGTTCTACTAATGTCATCCTGCATTTAATTGCCCTTGCAAGAGAAGCAGGAGTAGAATTAACGGTTGATGATTTTGATAGAATTGGCCGAAATGTACCTTGTGTTTGTGGTGTAAAACCATCAGGCGATTATACAATAGTAGATTTTCATAACGCCGGTGGTGTGCCCGCTATGTTAAAAGAACTACAATCTTTACTCTATTTAGATTCAAAAGCTATTACCGGAGAAACATTACAAGAAATCATCAATAAAGCAAGCAATAAAAATCCCGATGTCATTAGATCTATGGACAATCCTATCACTTCAGATGGTGGTCTAACTATCTTAAGAGGTAATCTAGCACCTAACAGTGCTATTATCAGATCTTCTTCTGTCCCTGAAAGCATGAAGAAGTTTTCGGGCCGAGCCAGGGTATTTCATAGAGATCAGGACGGTGCTAAGGCCATTAAAGAAGGCAAAATTCAACCAGGAGATGTTATGGTTATTCGGTACGAGGGACCGAAAGGTGCCCCAGGAATGAAAGAAATAATGTTGAGTACCGATGCTCTAGTAGCTCATGGGCTCGACGATAGTGTCGGACTTGTGACAGACGGTAGATTTTCCGGATTTAACCGCGGCCCCATAGTAGGCCATATAACCCCTGAAGCTTTTGAAGGCGGCCCTCTGGCCTTGGTAGAAGATGGTGATATCATCTCAGTAGATATTAAAGAAGCTACCCTTACTATTGACATCAGTGAAGAAGAAATGAAACGACGAGGAGCTAACTGGCAACAACCAGAACCGAAAGTAAAACAAGGAATGATGCGACTATACTCCAAGATGTGCAGATCTGCTGAAGAAGGAGCAGGTATGACATTATAAAAAACAAATATTTTAAAGGAGGATTGCAAATGATCTACAAAGCAAGAGAAGGACAAAAAAGTTATGGTGAACCGATTGGAATCTTATTACTTGATTTTCATGCACCTTTCATTCCTGGAGACGTAGGAAATGCCACAACCTATGATTATCCGGTCAAATTCAAGTTAGTAGAAGGATTAACTTTTGACAGATTGTTGAACAAAGACAAGAGTGCTTTGGATTCCTTAATCAAAGCTGCTAAAGAACTAGAACAACAAGGGGTTCGTGCGATAACAGCTGACTGCGGATTTTTTGCCCTATTTCAAAAAGAAGTAGCAGAAGCCCTGGATGTGCCTGTCTTCTTATCAAGTCTATTACAGGTTCCCTTCATCTCCAGTATTATAGGAAAAAATAGTAAAGTAGGTATTATAAGTGCAGTTGCTAGCAGCTTAGATGAGACTTTCTTTGATGCTGTCAATGTCGATAGCTCGTCAGTAGCACTGAAAGGTCTTGAAGATAAAGAAAACTTCCGTAAATTTGGAGTTGAAGAAACGGGAATTCTTGACACTGAAGCCGTTGAACAAGAAGTCATCTCTGCAGTAGAAGACCTATTAGAAGAAAATCCCGATGTTCAGGCTATATTAATTGAGTGCAGCATGCTACCACCTTACGGTAAAGCAGTTCAAGAAGCTACTGGCTTACCTGTTTTTGATTTCATCACAATGATAGATCACGTATTTACAGCCGTTGTTAAAAAAGAATATCAAGGTTATCTATAAAGCATGTTTAGAATAAGGCCTCCATTTTTTTGGAGGCCTTTTACTTTATATTATAGCTCTTTTATACTCCATTGTTGATAGTTGAATTCTTCGATTGAACGAATTTTGTGTAAGGTTGATATTACATCTTAACGATCCAACAGTAGAATTAAAGTCAAATAACAGGATGTTATTTGCTAAACATTTGATTTGAAATCGAAGAGTTCAACTATCAACATTCAACTTTAACACAGCTTATATTATAAAAATTCGTTGTTATATTAAGTTGTTAATACTGTAAAATTTTCAATTGATGGATTAAAGAGTATGATTTGTTTTTATGATATAATTTAATAAACTTTAAATTTCAAACATTGAAATAAAGTTAATAATTACACATTACACTGGAGGGAGCCAAGGATGTACGAAATAGTTATTAAAAATGGTACAATTGTAGATCCGGTCCATGGTTGTTACAAAGCTAATGTTGGTATCGAAAATGGACGCATAATGACAATCAGTAATACTAAATTAACAGGCACCAATTATATTGATGCAACAGATAAGTATATTTCACCGGGATTCATTGATATCCACATGCATGAAGATCTGCCAGAAGACTGTGTAGAATGGAATGAGGTCAAATCAATAAAATACGAAATATTCAAACATATGGCCAGAATGGGAGTTACTACTTCAATTGGTGGTAATTGCGGTTTAGGAGATTTAAATATTTCAAAGTATTACAACATAATTAACAAACAGGGTGCACCAACCAATTATTTGGGATTTGTAGGAAATGTTCGATTACGAGAGGCGGTAGGAAACCATGATTGTTACGCTCCTTCCTCTAACTCCCAATTAAAATCCATGGGTCAAATGCTGCGAAAAGAGCTTAAAGATGGGGCTATAGGACTTGCGTTTGGTTTGGAATATGCTCCAGGAACATCCTTAGAAGAAATTATTTATTTAAGCAAAATTGTTTCAGAATATCCCGATAAGATGGTGGCAATACATTACCGTTTTGATGCCTCAAGATCTTTGGAAGCTATAGCTGAAATGATAATAGTTGCTAGAGAAACAGGTGTTAAACTACAAATATCTCATATAGGAAGTTGTTCGGCTTTTGGATACATGGAAGAATCATTACGGATGATTTCTGAGGCCAGGAAAAATAATATCGATATCATGGCAGATGTATACCCTTATGATGCTTTTAGTACCATGATTGGCAGTGCCGTTTTCGATTCAGGATGTTTTGAAAGATGGAATAAAGATTACGATTCTATAGTAATCGGCAACGGGCCTTATGCTGGTACTACATGTGATCACAAATTGTTTAATCACTTAAGAAACAATGACCCTGATACTTTGGCAATAGCTTTTGTAATGGATGAAGAAGAAGTAAGTAAAGCAATAGAGCATCCTTTAACCATGATTGCTAGTGACGGATTATTACAACAGGGCAAAGGACATCCCCGGGCAAGTAGTACTTTCCCTCGAGTCCTTCGTAAATATGTTCGGGAAGATAAGCGATTGTCCCTGCAAGATGCCATAAGCAAAATGACACTTGTTCCTGCTAATAGGATTGGCTTAAAAGATCGAGGGCGTTTAAAAGAAGGTTTTATCGCCGACATAACCATTTTCGATTTTGATAAAATAACTGACAAAGCCACATACCAAGAGCCTGTCAAACCACCTGTTGGAATTGAATACGTATTAGTACAAGGAAAACCAGTAGTATTTAATGGTGAATTGACAGGAGATTATCCGGGAGTTACTTTACTATAACTTACTTAATTATAAAAGCCTGAGAAGTTAATTAACAATTAACCCTCTCAGGCCTTTTATATGGGGTCTAACAGTTAATGTGGAATCTTTCAAGAAGCACATATTCTAAACTTTCTAAAATGGACCGTATCCAATCATAACTGAAATCGCTACAAAAATTGCACCTACTACTGTCCAAATCGCAAAGAGTGGCAGCATCCATTTTGCCCATTTATCCCATGAAATACCACCAATAGCTATAGCTGCCATAAAATATCCCGAAGTTGGACTGATTACATTGGAAAATCCGTCACCGAATTGAAATGCTAGTACAGCAGTTTGTCTAGTAATTTCAAGAATATCGGCCAAAGGTGCCATAATAGGCATAGAGACAGCAGCCTGTCCACTCCCGGAAGGTACAATTAAGTTTATAAGGGTTTGAACTACAAACATCCCGACACCTGATAACGCTTGTGGAAGTCCTTCAATTGCCATTGCCATACCGTATATCACTGTATCAATAATCATACCTTCCGTCATAACTACCATTATTGCCCGTGCAACACCAATAATCAGAGCCCCGTACACAAGTTCTTGTGCCCCACTAACAAATTCCTTACCAATATCATTTGGCTTGATTCCTCCGACAATTGCACTTGCTACCCCAATTATTAAAAACAGTGCTGCTAGTTCAGGAATATAAAATCCAAGTTCGATTAGGCCATAACCTAAAATTAATAGACCTACTACAAAGACTGCAAAAACTCGCTTGTGCTTTGAAGTCAGTTCGGGTAAATTATCCATATCAAAGCTGCCTTGTTTTTCTTTATCCTCTTCATAAGTTACGCTAAGTTCTGGATTTTTCTTTATTTTGTCTGCATATCTATAAACATACACTATCGCAATACCTAAAATAACTACATAAGCTATTAATCTAAATGCAAATCCTGAAAACAGTGGCAAGCCTGCAATACCTTGGGCTATTCCTACTGTAAATGGATTCATAAAAGCACCGGCAAACCCGGCACCAGCTCCTAGTAGTACCATGGCAACCCCGGTAATAGTATCAAAACCTAGAGCTATGGACAAGGCAATAATAATTGGATAGAATGGCAACAACTCTTCAGCCATACCAAATACAGCCCCTGCCAACGAAAATACAA encodes the following:
- the ilvD gene encoding dihydroxy-acid dehydratase; translation: MNEKFVGTDAIMRRAMLKGCGFGDDDIKTKPHIGIVNTYNEGAPGHAHLKQLSEVIKQGVWAAGGVPFEFGAPSTCGDMIVGEEELKFELAGRDVVAQAVEYVSTVHQFDGLILLASCDNIIPGVALGAIRMNIPSIILTGGSMLVGEYQGEEILPCDVGVMTMGKDAESERVKEIENVACMCPGACSTMGTANSMQIMMEVLGLTLPGVSTIPAVYADKQRASRLAGKRIVDMVKEDLKPSNVLTRETFLNAVTTDIAMGGSTNVILHLIALAREAGVELTVDDFDRIGRNVPCVCGVKPSGDYTIVDFHNAGGVPAMLKELQSLLYLDSKAITGETLQEIINKASNKNPDVIRSMDNPITSDGGLTILRGNLAPNSAIIRSSSVPESMKKFSGRARVFHRDQDGAKAIKEGKIQPGDVMVIRYEGPKGAPGMKEIMLSTDALVAHGLDDSVGLVTDGRFSGFNRGPIVGHITPEAFEGGPLALVEDGDIISVDIKEATLTIDISEEEMKRRGANWQQPEPKVKQGMMRLYSKMCRSAEEGAGMTL
- a CDS encoding aspartate/glutamate racemase family protein gives rise to the protein MIYKAREGQKSYGEPIGILLLDFHAPFIPGDVGNATTYDYPVKFKLVEGLTFDRLLNKDKSALDSLIKAAKELEQQGVRAITADCGFFALFQKEVAEALDVPVFLSSLLQVPFISSIIGKNSKVGIISAVASSLDETFFDAVNVDSSSVALKGLEDKENFRKFGVEETGILDTEAVEQEVISAVEDLLEENPDVQAILIECSMLPPYGKAVQEATGLPVFDFITMIDHVFTAVVKKEYQGYL
- a CDS encoding N-acyl-D-amino-acid deacylase family protein, translated to MYEIVIKNGTIVDPVHGCYKANVGIENGRIMTISNTKLTGTNYIDATDKYISPGFIDIHMHEDLPEDCVEWNEVKSIKYEIFKHMARMGVTTSIGGNCGLGDLNISKYYNIINKQGAPTNYLGFVGNVRLREAVGNHDCYAPSSNSQLKSMGQMLRKELKDGAIGLAFGLEYAPGTSLEEIIYLSKIVSEYPDKMVAIHYRFDASRSLEAIAEMIIVARETGVKLQISHIGSCSAFGYMEESLRMISEARKNNIDIMADVYPYDAFSTMIGSAVFDSGCFERWNKDYDSIVIGNGPYAGTTCDHKLFNHLRNNDPDTLAIAFVMDEEEVSKAIEHPLTMIASDGLLQQGKGHPRASSTFPRVLRKYVREDKRLSLQDAISKMTLVPANRIGLKDRGRLKEGFIADITIFDFDKITDKATYQEPVKPPVGIEYVLVQGKPVVFNGELTGDYPGVTLL
- a CDS encoding YfcC family protein, producing MKIKVPHTYVLLFVIICITAALTYVIPAGEFQREIDPETDREIVIPGSYETVESDPISPFGIFESIHQGMDEVGFIIFFVLIIGGSFKMIRATGTIDATIGAIVKKAAGKEKLVIPIIMFVFSLAGAVFGMAEELLPFYPIIIALSIALGFDTITGVAMVLLGAGAGFAGAFMNPFTVGIAQGIAGLPLFSGFAFRLIAYVVILGIAIVYVYRYADKIKKNPELSVTYEEDKEKQGSFDMDNLPELTSKHKRVFAVFVVGLLILGYGLIELGFYIPELAALFLIIGVASAIVGGIKPNDIGKEFVSGAQELVYGALIIGVARAIMVVMTEGMIIDTVIYGMAMAIEGLPQALSGVGMFVVQTLINLIVPSGSGQAAVSMPIMAPLADILEITRQTAVLAFQFGDGFSNVISPTSGYFMAAIAIGGISWDKWAKWMLPLFAIWTVVGAIFVAISVMIGYGPF